In Panicum virgatum strain AP13 chromosome 5K, P.virgatum_v5, whole genome shotgun sequence, the genomic window TTCTACCAACTGGTTTGCATATCTCTTGTCCTGGCCATGGTACCTAGAGGAATCTAGAACCGAGTTATAATCTGAGTTACTGCTATCATCTTCATCACAGTAAATCCGATATGGAAGGATCACATATTGAAATTCATAGAATGAAGCTACAGTAACTCTTGACTCTGCCATTGAATTATCCTTCTCCTGTCAAAAATAATTAAGATTACCGTGTACAACCTTCAAGTCAACTTACGCACAAGGCACAACCCAGATATCATTGCCTTTATATGGTCGTTCCCTCATAAATTGAAGGTTGTACATGAAGTAATTAAGCTAAAACTAGTCTTCAATTTGAATCAATCAAATGTTTGTACCAGACTTTTGGATTTGTTTTACACCTGCTAATTTCCAGTCATGTTACATTGAACCTGATGTCCTGATGCTGCAACTCTTGATAATAATTATATAGGGTACGGTAAATATGTCGGCAACATACAACACCAGGAGTAATGACATCGAGAGTTCTGGTGTTGCACGTGGAGACCTATGGAGGCTAGAGGCCTCACGTGGTGGTTCAACTTCTGGAAACGATACCTCGCCCCTTTACCTTGTTCAGTTGGGACCTCTACTATTCGTTCGAGATTCTACACTGCTCTTGCCTGTTCATCTATCAAAGCAACACCTGCTTTGGTATGGTTATGATCGCAAGGTACTGATCCTTTCTATTGCCTTATCCCAAAGTGTTCATTCTTGACAAGCCTCCTCTTATGATGGTTTATCGATTATTTGGAATTACACTGTatgacaattttttttctttggtccCTTCGTTTGTTATTTCATCGATAAATGTTGTCTGCCCCTCTGTATAGGCAAGGTTATGGTCTTTACATTTATTAGAGATCAAATTTTAGACCAGCTCTACCTTGATTTGCAAATTTAAGTTAAGATTTGCTAGTCTAGTGAGATGCATTTGATGTATAAATATGGTACTGGTAGGTTTGCAATGTATGAGCATGTGTGGAACTGTAGATCAATTTTTAAGCGAGAACTGTAGATCAATATTTAAAAGAACTGTAGATCaatttttgttactgcatgtgCATGACAGGATACATTTAAGATGCTATATTTTGGGTGgctgttttttaaaaaagtttAAACTCGTATTATTTTGAAAGTAAGCATGATGTTCATGTTTCAAAGCTGATCAACAGCTATGGCATTGTCTAAATTATATGAATGGCAACTAATGATTAACTTATCTGATGTATAAATGTGTATGTTTACTAATATTTTATGCTTTTACATTACTAAACATGGTATTCCATTACAGAATGGAGTTCATTTGCTCTGTCCGGCTATATGGTCAAAACATAGAAGATGGTTGATGATGTCAATGATGTGTCTCAATCCAGTTGCTTGTGTAAGTCTCATTCTCTTTTAAGTTTTATGAAtgtattttaattttaatctcATAGGTTAACTGAAGAAAATGGTGATTGTTTCTGATATTTATCAAGCATAAGAGTTTGTTTTAGGTATAATACAGATTACTTGTAGTGGCCAGTGACCGGTGAGTTCTGTTAGGATAGAGTAAAGCAACTTACTCCGATCTTTTGGGAGATCTTTTCCTTGTATGTTGAAAGGATAAATCTTGCCACAGTACCTCAATTACAAGTGCTACTTTTTTTCCTGGTAGCTTGACAAATAAGCAAGACATCGTAATTGTACTTTAAGGTTAATTAGCGTACCATCTTTTCTGTAATTGACAAGGAGCACGATAGCCTAACTTGTATTCTGAAACATTTAAAATGTGTTCTTGTATAATGTTACTGTGATGCTATCAAAATTGTCAACAGGCATTGTCCTAGCCAGTCCAGTTTAATTCGCTTGATGATCCTTGATTCCTTACATTTTATTTGTGCATATGAAGCTGAGTATGACACTTTCTTTATTGCAGTCTTTTATGGATCTGCAGTTCCCTAATGGGCAACTAACATATGTTGCTGGTGAGGGAATATCAGCAAGTGGTTTTCTTCCGTTATTTGGTGGGTTGCTTCAAGCTCATGGAAAATATCCTGGAGAAACAAGAGTGAGCTTTTCTTGCAAGGttagtattttatatttatgttCCCTATATTAATCGATTGTGGTGTAAAATTTAGTTAATGCACTCTGGAAGGCAGTTTGCTTATGTCAATTTGAGATTATCCTGCAAATTGTGCTAGTACCTAGTGTGGCACGAAACAATGGCAATGTGTATTAATTCTGGCAGTAATATACCGTAGCTAGTAACTAATCAATGGTTGATCAGAAATATTTTATGATGTTTATTGGTCACATCATGCTCACATATGTTACAATGGCAGATGAGTTCAATCTGACTCTTGTCCTGTCTTCTTTTTTAAAGAATAAACGCGGCACAAAGTTCACTCCTATGTTTCAATATCCCGACAAGTCTGTTTCATTAGGAGTTACTCAACCCTTGGCATGGAAAAGGTCCGGTCTTGTGGTCAGACCCAGCATACAAGTCAGGTAGTTTTCTAAATACATATGGACAACAGCATTTTATGTTCAGCAATTGTGTAGTTTTTCATGTTAGCACCTATTAGCCTGGATTGTTTTTGGTAACTTGGCTACAAATGATTATTTCTTTTTTGCCATCCTTGTTCATGTGGTGCTAAAAACGCTGTGCTTGCTGCATTCATCCTGTAAATGGCAATACTTGTTAGATGGAATTGTTAGCAGATGCTGATTTCATTGTTCATCAATAGTCTTGTTGAATGTTCCATGTTGGTTTCTTCGAATCCTTATTTTCTCTGTGTTAACACTTGTCCATGGTGTTCTATTGGCAGTTTGTGCCCTACATTTGGAGGAAGTGATCCTGGGGTACGTGCGGAAGTTGTCCATTCATTGAAAGAGGAATTGAATTTGATGTGCGGCCTCTCTTGCTCAAGGCATCCATCGGCTTTTACCGCACTCTCTGTAAGCTCTCCACGCCTAAACATTTCTGATTGATTCATTCTAGGATTCTATTTTGGCTATAGCTGAAAATCCCTACATGGCAGATTGGGCGATCCAAGTGGAATGGTCAAGTGGGCAGTTCTGGAGTGGTAATCACCTTGGAAACACCTCTTAATAACATTGGAAGGCCGTCTTTATCAGTTCAACTGAATGGTGGTTTTGAGTTGTGATGTCTTGACTTTGGCGTTGAAGTTGTACATACAAGTGTATATATGGCTATCACTAATGTCCTTGCTCCATAGTCATGGATTGGCTTCTGAGCTGACCAACCTTAGAAAGTTCGTGGAAGttggttgcaacttgcaagcttGCAGCTTGTTTTTGTCTCTGTAAGCCTCAACTTTGACAAATCAGGTGCTATGTTCACCATGTGGGCAGAGAAGTCAACTGCTTTGTTCCCCACTCAAGAGACTTGCATACTTCTTCGCAATTCTCGAAGAGATTGTGATACTTGCAGTTGAACATATATTTTAGAAGTTAATGAAGGAGTGCCACGAGCGCATCTTGCTGCGACCTGACTGCCTGTGCGCAGCTATGCCGTCCTGGAAGGAGTCGTTTATCCAGAAGCTCATTCTTTTGGTGCAAGACCAACACCACCTGTTGCATTTCAAGTTTTCAACATTGTTGAAACCAAATTGTCTTGTGTTGGGTATATGACATCACACCTGACCACTGTCTGGTTTGCATTGTTGAATTTTGAGACAAACTAGTAGGTGTGTTTTTTTACTTCGATCTTGTATTCCTGTACAAGTATTGATAAAATGAATGGaagaccatcttgagcttggtGTCACGGACAATTCAGGCACTGCTGACAAATATCTTGCGTCTTTTACCCATTCCGTGGCTCCTTGTTCTTATGTGAAATTTGACAGTCCTGTCTAAAGAAACTTTACGAATTCCCGTATCAAATCTGAGCGCGGTACTAGCTCTGTCTTCTCAAAGTGACCTCTAGCTCTGTCAGATTATGTTTCAAGTAACGCATAGATCTAGCGCTTGCATTCACGAATGTTATGAAGTACAATCAATAAATGTTCGATGCGTAACCgaataggcgaataccacaccAATATAAGCACACGGAAAGCTCTTCAGCCTGGCAAGTGGCAACCCAGTCCAGCTCGACCATGAAGATCGCTCCCACAACTGCGCTCCGGCTGCTGCTCCCGCTGCTCATCttctcgccggccgccatgtcCTCGGTCTTGGCCCCGTccggcgccgacgagcacgGCCCCGGCGTCTACATTGTCTTCGTCAGCCGCGCCGACTACATCGACTCCCGGGACTACGACCTCGGCCTGCTCGCTTCCGTCGTCGGAAGGTCGCTGTGACGCGTTGACGGCGTCGGCAAGCAGCCGCGTCCATGCCCGCACCGCCTATACACAGGAGTCGCGAGCACTGACCCCTGCTTGTTCCGTTGCAGCGCGGCGGAGGCCAAGGGCGCGCTGCTCTACCACTACAGCGGCCTCGGGTTCGCGGCGCGGCTGGCACCGGAGCACGCCGCTCAGCTGTCGAGTGAGTGCATGCACCTTGCTGATCTAGTTCAGAGCCCTGTACGACGCGTCGTACGAGTCATGGGCGCTTCAGGAGATCTTGTGTCGAAAATCTCTCATCTTCCCGGTCGCCTGCTTTCGGTTTCGATGCAACGCGTTGCAGAGAAGGACGGCGTCGCGGTCTTGAAGGACGAGATGTACGGCATCCAGAAAGCAGACGGCCGCTTGCCTCGGGTCTTCCAGGAGAATGTCTGAAGGATCGAACGGAGGAGCTTGCCCAAGATCGCCGCTCAGATTGCAAGCCCTCGTTCGGAGCACACCAGTTCGTAACAtttattgattgtgctcatttTATTACCTTCGTTCTCACGATCTCAAACATGTCCTATGAAGTTTGGAGTAGACTTTTATCCCCTTCTCACGATCTGAAACAGGTTCTATGCTTACTTGGTGTATACATAAGCTGCTGATCCGTCTTGCTTGCAAGAGATCGTCGCGCCCGCGGCTAGTTTGTTAGTTCTCTCGCTTTCAGCATGGTATAAAAGAGATTCCTCAAGCCTTCAAACAGTTGGTGATAGCGTGATACCAGCCAGGCAGCTCGCTACACCCACACCATTAGGAGACCGAGAAAACCTGCTCCTATCTCTCTATTAGCCTTGCAGAGTGCGTTGCGATAAGGTTT contains:
- the LOC120707918 gene encoding uncharacterized protein LOC120707918; protein product: MEISFEAWEGVQRHGQDLADRLAQGFTGLLQAPPQFPWPPAASPHKRMPFDIDLPVVPFGAARGKDFPFPAAAVSSVIDIGGRLGQAGAELGASVGGAVQHAVKHLPVPFRNGQIRRRKQQQPLPQAPLPPAASVGEGAVGLSVERAAVDRCPLEAAAAAAAAATGSAAASSVSGHVGGDDLDEEDEGFGCEIGTFGNFNKAKGTVNMSATYNTRSNDIESSGVARGDLWRLEASRGGSTSGNDTSPLYLVQLGPLLFVRDSTLLLPVHLSKQHLLWYGYDRKNGVHLLCPAIWSKHRRWLMMSMMCLNPVACSFMDLQFPNGQLTYVAGEGISASGFLPLFGGLLQAHGKYPGETRVSFSCKNKRGTKFTPMFQYPDKSVSLGVTQPLAWKRSGLVVRPSIQVSLCPTFGGSDPGVRAEVVHSLKEELNLMCGLSCSRHPSAFTALSIGRSKWNGQVGSSGVVITLETPLNNIGRPSLSVQLNGGFEL